The Bos indicus x Bos taurus breed Angus x Brahman F1 hybrid chromosome 15, Bos_hybrid_MaternalHap_v2.0, whole genome shotgun sequence genome includes a window with the following:
- the LOC113906006 gene encoding olfactory receptor 5AK2-like, which produces MEQNNGTEVTEFILLGFAGQHKYWHVLFTAFLVIYVATLVGNIGMILLIKIDSSLHTPMYFFLQNLAFVDLCYTSAVTPKMLQNLVGTERSISFMGCVVQLLVDGAFITSDCYILAAMAVDRYVAICNPLHYPTVMTRRVCIHLLVGSYFMGFLNASVNVGFTFSLNFCKSNKINHFFCDVPPILALSCSNIYFNVMVLAASVESNLMLTVSVVIFSYMFILAAILKISSAAGRKKAFSTCASHLTAVTIFYGTLSYMYLHHHATESQEQEKMASVFYGVVIPMLNPLIYSLRNQDVKEALKGIRKKCFRFNP; this is translated from the coding sequence ATGGAGCAGAACAATGGCACTGAAGTGACTGAATTCATTCTCCTGGGATTTGCTGGTCAACACAAGTACTGGCACGTCCTCTTCACAGCATTTCTAGTGATCTATGTGGCCACCCTGGTGGGTAACATTGGCATGATCCTCCTCATCAAGATTGACTCTTCCcttcacacccccatgtactttttcctccaAAACTTGGCTTTTGTTGATCTCTGCTACACCTCTGCCGTCACCCCTAAGATGTTGCAAAACCTTGTAGGAACAGAGCGATCCATCTCGTTCATGGGATGTGTGGTGCAGTTACTAGTCGATGGGGCTTTTATAACCAGTGATTGCTACATCCTGGCGGCTATGGCAGTGGACCGTTACGTGGCCATCTGTAACCCTCTCCACTATCCAACAGTCATGACCCGGAGGGTCTGCATTCACCTGTTAGTTGGATCATACTTCATGGGTTTCCTAAATGCCTCTGTAAATGTAGGTTTTACTTTCTCACTGAACTTTTGCAAATCCAATAAAATTAACCACTTTTTCTGTGATGTGCCCCCAATTCTGGCCCTCTCATGCTCCAACATTTATTTCAACGTCATGGTACTAGCAGCCTCTGTGGAGTCTAACTTGATGCTCACCGTGTCAGTTGTCATCTTTTCCTACATGTTTATCCTGGCTGCCATCCTGAAGATCTCTTCTGCTGCAGGGAGGAAGAAAGCCTTCTCCACATGCGCTTCCCACCTGACAGCTGTCACCATTTTCTATGGGACGCTCTCTTACATGTATCTGCACCATCATGCCACAGAGTCTCAAGAGCAAGAAAAAATGGCTTCTGTGTTTTATGGGGTTGTGATCCCCATGTTAAACCCCctcatctacagcctgaggaaccaAGATGTGAAAGAAGCCCTGAAAGGGATAAGAAAAAAATGCTTCAGGTTTAATCCTTGA